The following DNA comes from Anopheles coustani chromosome 2, idAnoCousDA_361_x.2, whole genome shotgun sequence.
TGGAAGCGAACGAGGACATAAAGGATACAATTTCAAACAGCTCCTCGAAGCAATCCAATCCGGCTAATAGCACCACCGTGGTAAGTGCACACATTTTCGCGTACAAGTGGGAGGAAAACATGTGTCTCCTTAACTTAATCCTCATTCTTGTTCTTCCACCAACAGCCGATCGAtttgaagtgggaaaagtaCGCCTGTGGCAAAACGCGCGACCACATACAGTTGTCCCACCAGGCACATAACATCCTCAGCAAAAAATCGCTTCAGCCGAGATCGTTGAACTTTTACAAGTAAGAGTGATGCTGAGCCGAGGCAAACGGGAGAACCTCTTTTGCGCTCCTAGGCTCGCAGAAAGCAATCGTAGCTGCAATTTGAATTTGTATCAAAATATGATTTAAGGTTACAAAGTACCCCTTTGCAAAGTTTCGCATATTCGCATGCATACAGAATGGAGGCTTGATTGTCGCTTCAAATTTGGATTATATGTTCagtgtttggttggttttaaaattaagCATAAGCAGACGACGCACTACCATACAGTGGGGCGATAAGCAAAGAATTCAAGAGTTTTTTCCCCCGACAAAGTGTGAGGAGTGTGTTTATGTGGCGTCTTATATTAACTCTTTACCTTAGAGTTTATATAAAGACGAAAGAATAGGTTTTAAGAAGACGTAACTAAACTAACCAAAAACCTCATCATAGTTTTAAACCTACCAACATTTCCAGCAAGAGTGTTAGTACGGTTGAATGAACCGGTCAAGTCAGATGGTAGGTAAGCGTACTAGAAAGGCACATAAAATATTCATCGTTATATATTTTCCAATGTCATTTAAAACATGCCTAACTTTTCTTTGCGGTTCCGTATAGGTTCCTTTTAACAGTCAAGAATCTATTAAAATCTACAGTAGGCTTTATAGAGCAGACAGAAGTCCATAAAGGACAAGGGTCAGATTTCCGGTTCACATAAACGGACGTAGAAAAAGATTTTAAGAACTAAAAATTTATTGTATTTCATTTTAGATGTATACGCATATtttgttagattttttttttgtaagctcGTTTTTGGTTATTTATGTCTTACTTTACACACTTTTggacttctttttttctgtttctttcaAAAAGCTTGAAACAATAGAGACCACTTGAGCAAAGCTATGTAAATTGTGCGCCCTGGAAAATTGTGCgctaattaaaattataatttttaaaatttttaagcaCATGCCCAATGTTacgcatattttttttaattgtaaaaCGGTGTTGTAGGGAAACGCTTCATGTCAGGAAGCAGTAAATCTATAAGCACGAGATAGGGTATCGAAGCGTGGGGCATAATTTGTAAGTTCAAATACAAAAAGATTTATTCTTCTATGGAAATACATTAAAGACCCTCATTTTGGGCGTAGTTCTTACCACCTTAAAGTGCACAAACATGGGACATAAATATGTCGTTCATTATACATACAACAATGTAGCAATAAAGATGGTATTGGTTCATATAAATGAATATTCGGCTATTGTTTTCTGCAAGATCCACCAGAGTTTCTTTTATTCAGCGGaaagaatatttttctatctcaattcttccatttttctctACACAGTTGATCAAAATCTCAGTTCATTTGCTACTCATGCATATTTTTTCCATACCTTGCAATACAAGCTATCTTCATATATATGAACCTTGGTTGTCATGGAGGATAGTTGACATGTTTACAACGTGCTTCATCGTTTTATATCGTGCATCACGCATGTAGTCGGTGTTCTCTGTTGTTGGCGCAGAAATAACCAAATCAATGTCCGAAAATGCTCGTGACCGATATAAACAACGTTAAAATTTACAACCTCAGCGGTGGCAAGTCCGTCCCAGAAGTAAGTACAATGCCCCACCATGTCGAAGTGTGATACACTTGTCTAATGTCCACGTTATTGCTCGATTTGTAGTGGCTATCAaataggaaacaaaaaaatgcctCAAAGAAACACGCGGACAACGACCGGCGTATCGAGCTGATCCAAGACTTCGATATGCCCGGTGTGGCGTCCTGCATTGCGGTCTCCCCAGATGGGCAGTACATCTTGGCCACCGGAACATACAAACCGCGCgtcaagtgcttcgaagtttgCAATTTGTCGCAGAAGTTCGAGCGCTGCTTCGATTCggaggtggaaaagtttgccaTTCTCTCCGATGACTACGGCAAGGTGGTCTTCCTGCATGCGGACCGATACGTAGAGATACATGCTGCCCACGGTCGACATTATCGGTTGCGTGTGCCTTGTTTCGGACGAGACCTGGTGTACCACAAGCCGTCATGCGATTTGCTGGTTGTCGGAGCATCGCCCGACATTTACAGGTTAAATCTGGAGCGGGGCCAGTTTCTGCTACCCTACACGAACTCCTCGGCTAGCGCAATCGACTCCATCACCGTGAACCCTGAGCATCAACTGATCTGCGCGGGCACTCAGGAAGGTACACTGGAAGCGTGGGACCATCGGGATAGGAGTTGCGTTGGCACGTTGGATGTGGCGGCTGGTTTACAAAATACGAAAGAGGTAGCATCAGTGACGGCGCTCGAGTTCAAGAACGGGCTCACCATAGCGGCCGGAACGTCAACCGGACACGTCTTGCTGTACGACATTCGAGCTCGAAATCCGCTCGCTGTGAAGGATCATCTAAACCAGTTGCCGATAAAAAAGATACGATTCCAGCCGGAACAAAAGTCCGTCTACTCGCTCGATAGTGCTATGCTGAAGATTTGGGACGAAACGACCCTCAAGCAGAAGGCTTGCATCGAGGCCGTTAGCAATTTCAACGACTTTGCGCACTATCCGGGCAGTGGGTTGTTTCTGTTCGCCCAAGAGGACACCAAGATGCTACCGTATTACGTCCCCATCGAAGGGCCAGCACCCAAGTGGTGTTCATTCTTGGACAATCTGGTGGAGGAAATGGATTCGGAAGCGGTCCAGAATGTGTACGATGACTACAAGTTCATCACCAAGCAGGAGCTTGCAGAACTTAAGCTGGACCATTTGGAGGGAACCCGAATGCTGCGTGCCTACATGCATGGGTATGTTTTCAACGTGAATTCCTTTCACTTGTGGTTTGTTGGCTCTATTAATTCGGGTTTTGTGTCAATTTTTGTAGCTTCTTCATCGACATTCGACTTTACAACAAAGCGAAATCCGTCTCGGAGACGTTTGTCTTTGATGGGTTCCGCAAGGAGAAAATTCGCAAGCATATTGAAGCGGCTCGTCCTGCTCGTATCCAGCTGAAGACGGCCCTACCGGAGGTAAACAAGGAGCTAGCTCAGCAGCTGATGGAAGAGGAGCATATGAGCAACGCCAAGCGAAGTGCAATTGCGAAGGGTGTGCTCAGTGACGAACGCTTCAAAACCATGTTCGAGAATCCGGACTTTGAGATCGACAAGGAGGCGAACGAGTATCGTATCCTGAGTATGGTACTGAAGCGTGTGGAGCGTGATAAAGCtcgacgaaaggaaaacgtgGTCCTAGAAGGGCCCGGAGATGACGATGAAAAGCAACAGAGCACCGATGATGATCTGTACAGTGAGAAGAGTGAGAGTGAATCGGAGGACGAGAAAAAAGAATCGGACGAAGAAATCGATAATGTAGAGCCGCCGGTTAGTAGCAAGAACGGTGGTAGTAAAAAGGTAACTAGCGAAAGTTTTGTGCGGAAACCATCGGCGCCCCCAATGCAGCAGGATGATAAAAGCAATGGAGAGTTCTCGTTGTCGGTAGAGGAAGGGGCCAACTTTAACATCATGCAACCATCGAGGCAAATTCAATCGTATGTATACTAATGGATGTACTTTTCCTCACGAAAACATTAACGTAATAAcatcttttcttttgcagTGTGTCACTTGGCAAACGGGTGACCAAACTGGAGCATAATACGACAAGCGTCCAGTTCGACAATGGCATTGGCAGACGGGAAATAACCTTTACGTTGCCCGACCGAAAGAAGGGTAACAAAACTGATCAGGAACGGGACCGTTCGCGCCAACAGATGCTGAAAAAGCACAAAGAAGAACGGCGCCAGGTCATCCGTTCGGCGAAGGGAGTCATCAAAAAGATGGTGACGAAAAAACCTTATGGTCGTTAAGAATTGCGGACGTGTTAGTAGGAATAAAAACTACATATATTTAATTTCGATAGTACCAGGTGTTttattgccaaaaaaaaaactgtgtgcTGTTTCAGTGTCACAATAAATAAGGTGGATTGGTCAATCCGGGTGATGTAGCATTTTAAAGAGAACTTAGCCAAATTCAAATGCCCCCACCATGCCCATTCCTCGTCACGTCACCCTTCTGTGGGGTTGCCGGTAGTTGATTCAAGCTGTCCCAGTCGATCTCCGTAAAATCAATCACTATCCGACTATGCCGGGGTTTGTACTGGGTGTACTTTACTCCGGCGGCATCGAACATTCTTTTCGCAGCGATCGTGTGATCTTTGTGGGCATGCTTATCGCTCATGTACACCACCTCTCGGATGGCGGACTGTATGATTATTTTGGCACACTCGTTGCACGGAAATAGGGCCACGTACATGGTGCAGTTCTTTACGTCGCTGCTGTTTTTGTTGAGAATTGCGTTCACCTCGGCGTGGCATACGTACAGGTACTTCGTTTCAAGCGGATCGGTCGATGATTTTGACCATGGGAATTCATCATCACTGCAGCCAGTGGGAAACCCATTGTAGCCTATGCCAACGACACGTTTGTCCTCGTTGACGATGCAGGCACCGACCTGGGTCGAGGGATCTTTGCTTCGCTTTGCAGCCAAAAAAGCCATCGCCATGAAATACTCCGTCCAGTCGATTGTGTCTCTGCGTTTTTCGCCACCcagctgaaaagtttctgaTCTCGTGCTATTGGCCATTTTTCGACCGTAACTACAACAAActtttataaaaattacagAATCACAATTAggtcaaatgaaacaaaataaacatgtgAAACCTTGCGCCGGAAGAGTTTTAATTCCCCGCCAATATTTCTGTCTTCCGTTTTTGACGGTACAAAACGTCACTTGTTTTAGTGACATTTGCGACAACCATCAACAGGCGTTGTTGGTGTTGCTGTTTTTGCCATTACCTTTCCACACAGTTGCTTCCTCTTTGGTTGCATCGATTGGATAATGGTGGTGCAGCACTGATTTGCACAAAAAAGATCGGGCATCCCGTTCGATTTCTGCCCGTTTCGAAGAACAGCCCTCTGCCCCTAGGGCTCAGCTCAAGATGCCGAAGAAAAAGACGGGTCAACGGAAGAAGGCAGAGAAGCAGAAGCTGCGCCAGAAGGAGATCCGGAACCGCGAGTCGCAGCTACCGGAGCAACCGTGCAATGTTGCTATGGATTGCGAGAAATGTGGCAAGTACGTATCGTAGCAGCTAAAAGGGTAAATAAGCCTTTCCAGGTTTAATCTGTTCTTGTACTTTCGTTCCCATCACAATAGGAAGCAGAAATCTCGCGCATTCTGTTATTTCTGTCAGAGTGTCCAACGGCTGCCGATCTGTGCACAGTGCGGCAAGCAGAAGTGCATGCTGAAGACGGGCGACTGTGTGGTGAAGCATCCGGGCGTATTTACCACCGGGCTGCAGATGGTTGGTGCCATCTGTGATCACTGCGAGGCGTGGATCTGCCATGgccgaaagtgtttgcagtCGCATGCCTGCGTATGTCCACTGATGGATGCAGTTTGCATCGAGTGCGAGCGAGGCGTTTGGGATCACGGGGGGCGTATGTATAAGTGCAGCTTCTGCAATAACTTCCTGTGCGAGGACGATCAGTTCGAACATCAGGCTTCGTGTCAGGTGCTGGAGTCAGAATCGTACAAGTGCCAGTCGTGCAACAAGTTGGGCCAGTACTCGTGCCTACGCTGCAAGACCTGCTACTGTGATGATCATATCCGCCGGAAAGGGTTTAAGTACGAGAAGAATAAGCCGATTCCGTGCCCCAAGTGCAACTACGAGACGAGTCAAACGAAGGACCTCAGCATGTCGGGTAAGTTATCGTTAGAACAAAGCGCAAAAATGGTGCTCTGTAACATAATTTGCTTTTGTCATTTTAGTTCGTAGCCACAAGTATGGTCGCAAGCGCCTGGATGACGAAGGAGAAGATGAGGATTACGTGTACGACGATGAATACACGGCTTACCGCAGTAGGCACGACGATCAGTACAACGAAGATTCGGATAGCTCCTCCGACGATGattacgatgatgatgacgacgacgatgatgatgatgaggaggacgacgatgaagaAGGCGAAGATAAAGCCGCTGGTGCGTCGGTGACGAGGAAGTAGGAGCCCGTCGAGATCCCGAGCCTgaggttttctttcctttcaagACCCAACTACGATCTGCAAAGAGTGGCTTTAAActcaaaaagtttttatttaaccaCGCTGCGATCACTGTTCGCGTTCAGTTTTGGGAGCAAGTTTGTAATAAAACGAAAGATTGAAGGGAACATAAAAACAGTTGGGTAATTCAAGACAGTAGAGTGTGATAGACGAGAAAGGTCCGTTGCTGTTGATCGGCGGGATAGCTTAGAAGAAAATACCCCGCAAACGTCGGCCCATTCCTTGGCGATCGTACAGGACGTTGAACTTATTCACCAACTGG
Coding sequences within:
- the LOC131265746 gene encoding zinc finger protein 330 homolog, giving the protein MPKKKTGQRKKAEKQKLRQKEIRNRESQLPEQPCNVAMDCEKCGKKQKSRAFCYFCQSVQRLPICAQCGKQKCMLKTGDCVVKHPGVFTTGLQMVGAICDHCEAWICHGRKCLQSHACVCPLMDAVCIECERGVWDHGGRMYKCSFCNNFLCEDDQFEHQASCQVLESESYKCQSCNKLGQYSCLRCKTCYCDDHIRRKGFKYEKNKPIPCPKCNYETSQTKDLSMSVRSHKYGRKRLDDEGEDEDYVYDDEYTAYRSRHDDQYNEDSDSSSDDDYDDDDDDDDDDEEDDDEEGEDKAAGASVTRK
- the LOC131265744 gene encoding nucleolar protein 10: MLVTDINNVKIYNLSGGKSVPEWLSNRKQKNASKKHADNDRRIELIQDFDMPGVASCIAVSPDGQYILATGTYKPRVKCFEVCNLSQKFERCFDSEVEKFAILSDDYGKVVFLHADRYVEIHAAHGRHYRLRVPCFGRDLVYHKPSCDLLVVGASPDIYRLNLERGQFLLPYTNSSASAIDSITVNPEHQLICAGTQEGTLEAWDHRDRSCVGTLDVAAGLQNTKEVASVTALEFKNGLTIAAGTSTGHVLLYDIRARNPLAVKDHLNQLPIKKIRFQPEQKSVYSLDSAMLKIWDETTLKQKACIEAVSNFNDFAHYPGSGLFLFAQEDTKMLPYYVPIEGPAPKWCSFLDNLVEEMDSEAVQNVYDDYKFITKQELAELKLDHLEGTRMLRAYMHGFFIDIRLYNKAKSVSETFVFDGFRKEKIRKHIEAARPARIQLKTALPEVNKELAQQLMEEEHMSNAKRSAIAKGVLSDERFKTMFENPDFEIDKEANEYRILSMVLKRVERDKARRKENVVLEGPGDDDEKQQSTDDDLYSEKSESESEDEKKESDEEIDNVEPPVSSKNGGSKKVTSESFVRKPSAPPMQQDDKSNGEFSLSVEEGANFNIMQPSRQIQSVSLGKRVTKLEHNTTSVQFDNGIGRREITFTLPDRKKGNKTDQERDRSRQQMLKKHKEERRQVIRSAKGVIKKMVTKKPYGR
- the LOC131265747 gene encoding deoxycytidylate deaminase, encoding MANSTRSETFQLGGEKRRDTIDWTEYFMAMAFLAAKRSKDPSTQVGACIVNEDKRVVGIGYNGFPTGCSDDEFPWSKSSTDPLETKYLYVCHAEVNAILNKNSSDVKNCTMYVALFPCNECAKIIIQSAIREVVYMSDKHAHKDHTIAAKRMFDAAGVKYTQYKPRHSRIVIDFTEIDWDSLNQLPATPQKGDVTRNGHGGGI